In Actinomadura luzonensis, a single window of DNA contains:
- a CDS encoding helix-turn-helix domain-containing protein, with the protein MVESRATSGDTSTDLTELAGRIRAHDPALGLRAVGALHRLAEQVEALSVAQAREQGWTWEQIGDALGMSRQSVHAKYGK; encoded by the coding sequence ATGGTGGAGAGCAGGGCAACGAGCGGGGACACGAGCACGGACCTGACCGAGCTGGCCGGGCGCATCAGGGCCCACGACCCCGCCCTCGGCCTCCGCGCCGTCGGCGCGCTGCACCGCCTGGCCGAGCAGGTCGAGGCCCTGTCGGTCGCGCAGGCCCGGGAGCAGGGCTGGACGTGGGAGCAGATCGGCGACGCCCTCGGCATGTCCCGCCAGTCCGTGCACGCCAAGTACGGGAAGTGA
- a CDS encoding SURF1 family protein, with product MLRTLLSPRLIGLHLLTIGVLVAFILLGRWQLGVFEDSGRPRAAADPAPVPAATLAPLSAQLTGEVVGRRVTAEGEYDATRQLLVADRRPDVDAPGGNVSRDDGYWVLTPLRLDDGTLMPVVRGWTRTSDDPAVADVPRGRVTVAGRLRPQQGTDSVQRRNEGLPAGQVQTVSTGELVNLWTGQKVRTGFVVAQPPSGALAQVKVAPPATEGTLTWRNLAYAANWWIFAGFAVFMWFHFVRDAVRTDRDRGTSPEMALEG from the coding sequence ATGCTCAGGACCCTCCTCTCGCCGCGCCTGATCGGGCTGCACCTGCTCACGATCGGGGTCCTGGTCGCGTTCATCCTCCTCGGCCGCTGGCAGCTCGGCGTCTTCGAGGACTCCGGCAGGCCGAGGGCCGCCGCCGACCCCGCGCCGGTGCCCGCCGCCACGCTCGCCCCGCTGTCCGCCCAGCTCACCGGCGAGGTCGTGGGCCGCAGGGTGACCGCGGAGGGCGAGTACGACGCCACCCGCCAACTCCTCGTCGCCGACCGGCGGCCCGACGTGGACGCGCCCGGCGGCAACGTCTCCCGCGACGACGGCTACTGGGTGCTCACCCCGCTCCGGCTCGACGACGGCACGCTGATGCCGGTGGTGCGGGGCTGGACGCGCACGAGCGACGACCCGGCCGTGGCCGACGTGCCGCGCGGGCGGGTCACGGTGGCCGGGCGGCTGCGTCCCCAGCAGGGCACCGACAGCGTGCAGCGGCGCAACGAGGGGCTGCCCGCCGGCCAGGTGCAGACGGTCTCCACGGGCGAGCTGGTCAACCTGTGGACGGGTCAGAAGGTGCGCACCGGGTTCGTGGTCGCGCAGCCGCCGTCCGGCGCGCTGGCGCAGGTCAAGGTCGCGCCGCCGGCGACCGAGGGGACCCTGACCTGGCGTAACCTGGCATACGCCGCCAACTGGTGGATCTTTGCAGGATTCGCCGTGTTCATGTGGTTCCACTTCGTACGCGACGCCGTACGGACGGATCGGGATCGTGGCACATCCCCTGAGATGGCTCTGGAAGGTTAA
- a CDS encoding gamma-glutamyltransferase family protein codes for MRRVIVPAAAVLIALVPAGPVLAAEPQQKVPVAEGYGGAAATVDLDATKAAVAVLRRGGNAVDAAVAAGAVLGVTEPYSAGLAGGGFLVYYDAARRRVHTIDGRETAPKAMTATTFEGIPFDEGVTSGLSAGVPGTLATWDLALRRFGTLSLRQALQPAIEVASKGFVVDQTFYDQTAANAARFKDFTSTAKLYLPNGAPPPVGSVFRNPELADTYRELARRGPGWLYGGRLGQEIVATVKRPPVTPGSTRNVRPGLMELSDLTAYRALLREPTKVTFKGLDVYGMAPPSSGGSTVGEALNILEALPQVGVHEYLEASRLAFADRNAYVGDLPGVPLKELLSDGFAKERACLIGERALTSPVAPGSPDGSYGPCAQPTGTATPTAAEGPETTHLVVADRWGNVVAYNLTIESTGGNGIVVPGRGVLLNNELTDFTFGPAPGDPNLPGPGKRPRSSMAPTLVFEGERPVLAVGSPGGSTIITTVLQILVNRYEFGMSLPDALAAPRATQRNTAQTQAEQAFLDRYRSELEARGHSLVLNPEIGAATGLELLGRGRVQAVAEPARRGGGSAMVVSPSR; via the coding sequence ATGCGCCGAGTGATCGTTCCCGCAGCAGCAGTCCTCATCGCGCTCGTGCCGGCCGGTCCCGTCCTGGCCGCCGAGCCCCAGCAGAAGGTCCCGGTCGCCGAGGGGTACGGCGGCGCCGCCGCCACCGTCGACCTCGACGCCACCAAGGCCGCCGTCGCCGTGCTGAGGCGGGGCGGCAACGCCGTGGACGCCGCGGTGGCCGCCGGAGCCGTCCTGGGCGTCACCGAGCCGTACTCGGCCGGGCTGGCCGGCGGCGGCTTCCTGGTCTACTACGACGCCGCGCGGCGCAGGGTCCACACCATCGACGGCCGCGAGACGGCCCCGAAGGCGATGACGGCCACCACGTTCGAGGGCATCCCGTTCGACGAGGGCGTCACCAGCGGCCTGTCGGCCGGCGTGCCCGGCACGCTCGCCACCTGGGACCTGGCCCTGCGCCGGTTCGGCACGCTCTCGCTCCGGCAGGCGCTCCAGCCCGCGATCGAGGTCGCCTCCAAGGGCTTCGTCGTGGACCAGACCTTCTACGACCAGACCGCCGCCAACGCCGCCCGCTTCAAGGACTTCACCTCCACCGCCAAGCTCTACCTGCCGAACGGCGCGCCGCCGCCCGTCGGCTCGGTCTTCAGGAACCCGGAGCTCGCCGACACCTACCGCGAGCTGGCCAGGCGCGGCCCCGGCTGGTTGTACGGCGGCCGGCTCGGCCAGGAGATCGTGGCCACCGTCAAGCGGCCGCCGGTCACCCCGGGCAGCACCCGCAACGTCCGCCCCGGCCTCATGGAGCTGTCGGACCTGACGGCCTACCGCGCCCTGCTCCGCGAGCCCACCAAGGTCACCTTCAAGGGCCTCGACGTGTACGGCATGGCGCCCCCGTCCTCGGGCGGCTCCACGGTCGGCGAGGCGCTCAACATCCTGGAGGCGCTGCCGCAGGTGGGCGTGCACGAGTACCTGGAGGCCTCGCGGCTGGCCTTCGCCGACCGCAACGCCTACGTCGGCGACCTGCCCGGCGTCCCGCTGAAGGAGTTGCTGTCCGACGGCTTCGCCAAGGAGCGGGCCTGCCTGATCGGCGAGCGGGCGCTCACCAGCCCGGTCGCGCCCGGCAGCCCCGACGGCTCGTACGGGCCGTGCGCGCAGCCGACCGGCACCGCCACGCCGACCGCGGCCGAGGGCCCGGAGACCACGCACCTGGTCGTCGCCGACCGCTGGGGCAACGTCGTCGCCTACAACCTCACCATCGAGTCCACCGGCGGCAACGGCATCGTCGTGCCCGGCCGCGGCGTGCTGCTCAACAACGAGCTGACCGACTTCACCTTCGGCCCGGCCCCCGGCGACCCCAACCTGCCCGGCCCCGGCAAGCGGCCCCGCTCGTCGATGGCGCCCACGCTGGTGTTCGAGGGCGAGCGGCCGGTGCTGGCCGTCGGCTCGCCCGGCGGCTCGACGATCATCACGACCGTGCTGCAGATCCTGGTCAACCGGTACGAGTTCGGCATGAGCCTGCCGGACGCGCTCGCCGCGCCGCGCGCCACCCAGCGCAACACCGCGCAGACGCAGGCCGAGCAGGCGTTCCTGGACCGCTACCGGAGCGAGCTGGAGGCCCGCGGGCACAGCCTCGTGCTCAACCCGGAGATCGGCGCGGCCACGGGGCTGGAGCTCCTCGGCCGGGGCCGGGTCCAGGCCGTGGCCGAGCCGGCGCGGCGCGGCGGCGGCAGCGCGATGGTGGTCAGCCCTAGTAGATGA
- a CDS encoding VOC family protein produces the protein MARLRDLVVDCRHPASLARFWAAALDGYAVAPYDEAELARLRAEGVDDPEDDPTVLLEGGPPRLWFQRVPERKVVKNRLHLDLQAADQAAEVARLTALGAAVQAVHDSWVTMTDPEGNEFCVF, from the coding sequence GTGGCCCGGCTGCGTGACCTCGTTGTCGACTGCCGGCACCCCGCCTCGCTGGCCCGGTTCTGGGCGGCGGCGCTCGACGGCTACGCGGTGGCGCCGTACGACGAGGCCGAGCTGGCCCGGCTGCGCGCCGAGGGCGTCGACGACCCCGAGGACGACCCGACGGTGCTGCTGGAGGGCGGGCCGCCGCGCCTGTGGTTCCAGCGGGTGCCCGAGCGGAAGGTCGTCAAGAACCGGCTCCACCTCGACCTCCAGGCCGCCGACCAGGCCGCCGAGGTGGCCAGGCTGACCGCCCTGGGCGCCGCCGTGCAGGCCGTCCACGACTCGTGGGTGACGATGACCGACCCCGAGGGCAACGAGTTCTGCGTGTTCTGA
- a CDS encoding class I SAM-dependent methyltransferase, producing MRRTYDDLVHEAATVSVDGWDFSWLNGRATEERPSWGYSRLLAGRMAAARAALDLQTGGGEILAGVPVLPPVTVATESWPPNLELAASRLRPRGARVVADDGSERLPFAGGVFDLVTARHPVRTHWPEIARVLAPGGSYLSQQVGPRTVFELAEWFLGPLDGSARDVGAARAAAEAAGLRVVDLRFERLRMEFGDIGAVVYFLRKVIWIVPGFSVERYAGRLRALHERIEAEGPFVAHSSRFLIEARRPGGPAA from the coding sequence ATGCGGCGCACGTACGACGACCTGGTCCACGAGGCCGCCACGGTCTCCGTGGACGGCTGGGACTTCTCCTGGCTGAACGGCCGGGCCACCGAGGAACGCCCCTCCTGGGGCTACTCCCGGCTGCTCGCCGGGCGCATGGCGGCCGCGCGGGCCGCGCTCGACCTGCAGACCGGCGGCGGCGAGATCCTGGCCGGGGTGCCGGTGCTGCCGCCGGTGACCGTGGCCACCGAGTCCTGGCCGCCCAACCTCGAGCTGGCCGCCTCCCGGTTGCGCCCGCGCGGCGCCCGGGTGGTGGCCGACGACGGGTCGGAGCGGCTGCCGTTCGCGGGCGGCGTCTTCGACCTGGTCACCGCCCGGCACCCGGTGCGCACCCACTGGCCGGAGATCGCCCGGGTGCTCGCCCCCGGCGGCTCCTACCTGTCCCAGCAGGTCGGGCCGCGCACCGTCTTCGAGCTGGCCGAGTGGTTCCTCGGCCCGCTCGACGGCTCGGCCCGCGACGTCGGCGCGGCCAGGGCGGCCGCCGAGGCCGCCGGGCTGCGCGTGGTCGACCTGCGCTTCGAGCGGCTGCGGATGGAGTTCGGCGACATCGGCGCGGTGGTCTACTTCCTGCGCAAGGTCATCTGGATCGTGCCGGGCTTCTCCGTCGAGCGGTACGCCGGCCGGCTGCGCGCGCTGCACGAGCGCATCGAGGCCGAGGGCCCGTTCGTCGCTCACTCCAGCCGTTTCCTCATCGAGGCGAGGAGGCCCGGTGGCCCGGCTGCGTGA
- a CDS encoding DUF3817 domain-containing protein: MESALKPFRVLAYVVGCMLLILCAAMVLRYGFGEPALSKITAPIHGGFYMIYLVTVMNLGMKARWSWPYMLGVMLGGTVPFLSFLIERRVTRRVQSALAAAEA, from the coding sequence GTGGAATCGGCTCTCAAGCCCTTCCGGGTGCTCGCCTACGTCGTCGGCTGCATGCTGCTCATCCTGTGCGCCGCCATGGTGCTGCGCTACGGCTTCGGCGAACCGGCCCTGTCGAAGATCACCGCCCCGATCCACGGCGGGTTCTACATGATCTACCTGGTCACCGTCATGAACCTGGGCATGAAGGCGCGCTGGTCGTGGCCGTACATGCTGGGCGTGATGCTCGGCGGCACCGTGCCGTTCCTGTCGTTCCTCATCGAGCGCAGGGTGACGCGGCGCGTGCAGTCGGCGCTCGCCGCGGCGGAGGCCTGA
- a CDS encoding response regulator, with product MIKVLLADDQALVRAGFKALLDAQPDMTVVAEASDGAEAVRLAGEHGPDVVLMDIRMPGTDGLTATRRMPAGPRIIILTTFELDEYVFEALRSGASGFLVKDTEPAELIQAVRVVAAGEALLSPSVTRRLIAEYASRAKEPVAADGLDTLTEREREVLSLVGTGMTNDEIAAKLFMSPATAKTHVSRTMMKLHARDRAQLVVIAYESGLVRPGWL from the coding sequence ATGATCAAGGTGCTGCTGGCCGACGACCAGGCGCTGGTCCGCGCGGGCTTCAAGGCGCTGCTGGACGCCCAGCCGGACATGACCGTGGTGGCCGAGGCCTCCGACGGGGCGGAGGCGGTGCGGCTGGCCGGGGAGCACGGGCCCGACGTGGTGCTGATGGACATCCGCATGCCCGGCACCGACGGCCTGACCGCCACCCGGCGGATGCCGGCGGGGCCGCGGATCATCATCCTGACCACGTTCGAGCTGGACGAGTACGTCTTCGAGGCGCTGCGCAGCGGCGCGAGCGGCTTCCTGGTCAAGGACACCGAGCCCGCCGAGCTGATCCAGGCCGTCCGGGTGGTGGCGGCCGGGGAGGCGCTGCTGTCGCCGAGCGTGACCCGCCGCCTGATCGCCGAGTACGCCTCCCGCGCCAAGGAGCCGGTCGCCGCCGACGGCCTCGACACGCTCACCGAGCGCGAGCGGGAGGTGTTGTCCCTGGTCGGCACCGGCATGACCAACGACGAGATCGCCGCCAAGCTCTTCATGTCGCCGGCCACGGCGAAGACCCACGTCAGCCGGACCATGATGAAGCTGCACGCGCGCGACCGGGCGCAGCTCGTCGTCATCGCCTACGAGTCGGGGCTGGTGCGGCCCGGCTGGCTTTGA
- a CDS encoding flavin-containing monooxygenase, with protein sequence MREQPGIVIVGAGFAGICMAVKLKEAGYHDFVVLEKAGEPGGTWRDNTYPGCACDVPSHMYSYSFELNPGWSRMFAPQEEIQRYLRSCADKYGVTPHIRHGSAVTGLEYDDGRRSWTVTTEGGATMRANAVVSAIGALHIPKFPDIPGREAFAGPAFHSAAWDHSADLTGKRVAVIGTGASAVQIVPRIAPEAAHVTVFQRTPPWLHPKPDFAFSPAARRLLRLPGAARALRDGIYWALETRALGFAVHPSLMAAHERLALRHLERQVPDPGLRRALTPGYRIGCKRILISSDYYPALMRDDVSLVTDAVTEIRERSLLDAAGREHPADVIVYGTGFKVVDALAGRHITGRGGRRIQDAWSKGVEAYYGIATSGFPNLFFLLGPNTGLGHNSVVFMIESQARYVVECLRLLSRTQARALDVRQEAQAAFNRRLRARLDPMVWNAGGCHSWYLDEHGVNRTIWPGFSFEYWARTRRVKPGAYELIY encoded by the coding sequence GTGCGTGAACAGCCAGGGATCGTGATCGTGGGTGCCGGCTTCGCCGGGATCTGCATGGCCGTGAAGCTGAAGGAAGCCGGGTACCACGACTTCGTCGTCCTGGAGAAGGCCGGCGAGCCGGGCGGGACCTGGCGCGACAACACCTACCCCGGATGCGCCTGCGACGTGCCGTCGCATATGTACTCCTACTCGTTCGAGCTGAATCCCGGCTGGTCGCGGATGTTCGCCCCGCAGGAGGAGATCCAGCGCTATCTGCGCTCGTGCGCGGACAAGTACGGCGTCACCCCGCACATCAGGCACGGCTCGGCCGTGACGGGCCTGGAGTACGACGACGGGCGCCGCTCGTGGACGGTGACCACCGAGGGCGGCGCGACCATGCGGGCCAACGCCGTGGTCAGCGCGATCGGCGCCCTCCACATCCCGAAATTTCCGGATATCCCGGGGCGGGAGGCGTTCGCCGGCCCCGCCTTCCACTCCGCCGCCTGGGACCACTCGGCGGACCTGACCGGCAAACGCGTCGCCGTCATCGGCACCGGCGCCTCGGCCGTCCAGATCGTCCCCCGGATCGCCCCCGAGGCCGCCCACGTGACGGTCTTCCAGCGCACGCCCCCGTGGCTGCACCCCAAGCCCGACTTCGCCTTCTCCCCCGCCGCCCGCCGCCTGCTGCGCCTGCCCGGCGCGGCCCGGGCCCTGCGCGACGGCATCTACTGGGCGCTGGAGACCCGGGCGCTCGGCTTCGCCGTGCACCCGAGCCTGATGGCCGCCCACGAGCGCCTGGCCCTGCGCCACCTGGAACGGCAGGTGCCCGACCCCGGCCTGCGCCGCGCCCTCACTCCCGGCTACCGGATCGGCTGCAAGCGCATCCTCATCTCCAGCGACTACTACCCCGCCCTGATGCGGGACGACGTCTCCCTCGTCACCGACGCGGTCACCGAGATCCGCGAGCGCTCGCTGCTGGACGCCGCCGGCCGCGAGCACCCCGCCGACGTGATCGTGTACGGCACCGGCTTCAAGGTCGTGGACGCCCTCGCCGGCCGGCACATCACCGGGCGCGGCGGGCGCCGGATCCAGGACGCCTGGAGCAAGGGCGTCGAGGCGTACTACGGGATCGCGACCAGCGGCTTCCCCAACCTGTTCTTCCTGCTCGGCCCCAACACCGGCCTCGGGCACAACTCGGTCGTGTTCATGATCGAGTCACAGGCCCGCTACGTCGTCGAGTGCCTGCGCCTGCTGTCCAGGACCCAGGCCAGGGCCCTGGACGTGCGCCAGGAGGCGCAGGCGGCCTTCAACCGCCGCCTGCGCGCCCGGCTCGACCCGATGGTGTGGAACGCGGGCGGCTGCCACTCCTGGTACCTGGACGAGCACGGCGTGAACCGGACGATCTGGCCGGGCTTCTCCTTCGAGTACTGGGCGCGTACGAGACGGGTGAAGCCCGGCGCCTACGAGCTCATCTACTAG
- a CDS encoding sensor histidine kinase yields the protein MRSKSGFAPYLALITAVFQIVLSQGAEWGQRAFRQPLDPWAYALLLAGPLMIVVHRKYPIPTALVAFAAVYLFIWGGYPYGGIFISPIVMLFWLVSRRHRPTAWILAGVSLALFIVYAWSTHQPQRGLFHDLAVSSFILLTMVAAELARIAGERRAQQQRAAEEESRRQASEERLTMARELHDVLAHNISLIHVQASTALHLMDDHPEQARTALATIKTASKEVLGEMRSVLNVLRDGAPRSPTAGLDRLAELVERSGLEVELTREGSRPLPPAVERAAYRIVQESLTNAGRYAPGSPVAVRLEYGPRELVVRVSDTGATRPAVLAGSGGGNGIPGMRERAAALGGTLVAGPSGTGFQVEARLPLPEETTS from the coding sequence GTGCGCTCGAAGTCCGGCTTCGCCCCGTATCTCGCCCTCATCACGGCCGTCTTCCAGATCGTGCTGTCGCAGGGCGCGGAGTGGGGGCAGCGTGCCTTCAGGCAGCCGCTCGACCCGTGGGCGTACGCGTTGCTGCTGGCCGGGCCGCTGATGATCGTGGTGCACCGCAAGTACCCGATCCCCACGGCTCTGGTGGCCTTCGCGGCCGTGTACCTGTTCATCTGGGGCGGCTACCCCTATGGCGGCATCTTCATCTCGCCGATCGTCATGTTGTTCTGGCTGGTGTCGCGGCGGCACCGGCCGACCGCGTGGATCCTCGCCGGGGTGTCGCTGGCGCTGTTCATCGTCTACGCCTGGAGCACCCACCAGCCGCAGCGCGGCCTCTTCCACGACCTCGCGGTGTCCTCGTTCATCCTGCTCACCATGGTCGCGGCCGAGCTGGCCAGGATCGCCGGCGAGCGCCGCGCCCAGCAGCAGCGCGCGGCCGAGGAGGAGAGCCGCCGCCAGGCCAGCGAGGAGCGGCTGACGATGGCGCGGGAGTTGCACGACGTGCTCGCGCACAACATCTCGCTGATCCACGTGCAGGCCTCGACCGCGCTGCACCTCATGGACGATCATCCGGAGCAGGCCAGGACGGCCCTCGCGACCATCAAGACGGCCTCCAAAGAGGTGCTGGGCGAGATGCGCTCGGTGCTCAACGTGCTGCGCGACGGCGCGCCGCGCTCCCCCACGGCCGGGCTCGACCGGCTGGCGGAGCTGGTCGAGCGCTCCGGCCTGGAGGTGGAGCTGACGCGCGAGGGCTCGCGCCCGCTGCCGCCGGCGGTCGAGCGGGCCGCGTACCGGATCGTGCAGGAGTCGCTGACCAACGCCGGGCGCTACGCCCCGGGCTCGCCGGTCGCGGTGCGGCTGGAGTACGGCCCGCGCGAGCTGGTGGTGCGGGTGAGCGACACGGGCGCGACCCGGCCGGCCGTCCTGGCCGGGTCGGGCGGCGGCAACGGCATCCCCGGCATGCGCGAGCGTGCCGCCGCGCTCGGCGGCACGCTCGTCGCGGGCCCCTCAGGCACGGGCTTCCAGGTGGAGGCCCGGCTGCCCCTACCCGAGGAGACGACCTCATGA
- a CDS encoding protein kinase, translating to MHLDMGGTSRLAGRYRLLEPSSGGPVRPAFDESGRREVAVRELRLPPELREAALHRARAAVALRHPSIVPVLDVVVAEDGVPWLVMAAVQGTTLEAAVGSRRPLPVMQAARAGVGVLAALTAAHAAGYVHGNVEPGTVLLTARGRAALTGFGLPSRGTWPSADLWSLGATLHFAVEGRPPRQAPAAGPEPLRSLIRALLSPSGPPPVEVVRETLDRLAVDQPLDRLIEALGPLPPAEVAAIGLAVVDRLLRGQGPHGGVHPGNVLVDGEGRATLLPSVRSGTPPAFTAPEGGSGPAADLWSLGATLYAAVEGRPPAPGAPLARAGALAPLLVRLLSGDPGQRPSPEELAGELRRFERRRG from the coding sequence GTGCACCTCGACATGGGCGGGACCAGCAGGCTGGCCGGGCGTTACCGGCTGCTCGAGCCCTCGTCCGGGGGGCCGGTGCGGCCGGCCTTCGACGAGTCCGGCCGCCGCGAGGTGGCGGTCAGGGAGTTACGCCTGCCGCCCGAGCTGCGCGAGGCGGCGCTGCACCGGGCGCGGGCGGCGGTGGCGCTGCGGCACCCGTCGATCGTGCCGGTGCTGGACGTGGTGGTGGCCGAGGACGGCGTGCCGTGGCTGGTCATGGCGGCCGTCCAGGGGACGACGCTGGAGGCGGCGGTGGGCTCGCGCCGCCCGCTGCCGGTGATGCAGGCGGCCCGGGCGGGCGTGGGGGTGCTGGCCGCGCTGACGGCCGCGCACGCGGCGGGGTACGTGCACGGCAACGTCGAGCCCGGCACCGTGCTGCTGACCGCGCGGGGACGGGCGGCGCTGACCGGGTTCGGCCTGCCGAGCCGCGGCACGTGGCCGTCGGCGGACCTGTGGTCGCTGGGCGCGACGCTGCACTTCGCGGTCGAGGGCCGGCCGCCCCGCCAGGCTCCGGCGGCCGGTCCGGAGCCGCTGCGGTCGCTCATCAGGGCGCTGCTCAGCCCGTCGGGGCCGCCGCCGGTCGAGGTGGTCCGCGAGACGCTGGACCGGCTGGCCGTGGACCAGCCGCTGGACCGGCTCATCGAGGCGCTCGGGCCGCTGCCGCCCGCCGAGGTGGCGGCGATCGGCCTCGCGGTCGTGGACCGGCTGCTGCGCGGGCAGGGGCCGCACGGCGGGGTGCATCCCGGGAACGTTCTGGTGGACGGCGAGGGGCGGGCGACGCTGCTGCCGTCGGTGCGGTCGGGCACGCCGCCGGCGTTCACGGCCCCGGAGGGCGGGAGCGGCCCGGCGGCCGACCTGTGGTCGCTCGGGGCCACCCTGTACGCGGCCGTGGAGGGCCGCCCGCCCGCGCCGGGGGCGCCGCTGGCCCGCGCGGGCGCGCTGGCGCCGCTGCTGGTCCGGCTGCTGTCGGGCGACCCCGGGCAGCGGCCGTCGCCGGAGGAGCTGGCGGGCGAGCTGCGCCGGTTCGAGCGGCGGCGCGGCTGA
- a CDS encoding Clp protease N-terminal domain-containing protein, with protein sequence MFGREKSPFAVVVKSALEEARQRGDRRLGTEHLLLGLLHHPESARALGVGVEGARAALDDLDREALGMLGLDVGDVPRTPRKHPPVPGTALTSSARAVINRAIKQTTARTRSAAAPREIALALLAQGRPDPVAQLVDRLGIDRAAVRARLA encoded by the coding sequence ATGTTCGGCAGGGAGAAGAGCCCGTTCGCGGTGGTCGTGAAGTCCGCCCTGGAGGAGGCGAGGCAGCGCGGCGACCGCCGGCTCGGCACCGAGCACCTGCTGCTGGGCCTGCTGCACCACCCGGAGTCGGCGCGGGCGCTCGGCGTCGGGGTGGAGGGGGCGCGGGCCGCGCTCGACGACCTCGACAGGGAGGCGCTGGGCATGCTCGGCCTGGACGTCGGCGACGTGCCGCGCACCCCGCGCAAGCACCCCCCGGTGCCCGGCACCGCGCTCACCTCCAGCGCGCGGGCCGTCATCAACCGGGCGATCAAGCAGACCACCGCGAGGACGCGCTCGGCCGCCGCGCCGCGGGAGATCGCCCTCGCGCTGCTCGCCCAGGGCCGCCCCGACCCGGTCGCGCAGCTCGTGGACCGGCTCGGCATCGACCGCGCCGCCGTCCGCGCCCGCCTCGCCTGA
- a CDS encoding arylamine N-acetyltransferase family protein: protein MNTAAYLRRIGLPHLLGAPATAEGLRLLHTAHVERVAYEALEIWLERPTTVDPAESAERILRGRGGYCFHLNGAFWALATALGYDVTRHVGGVQPRGGEPGVTANHLVLTARGLPSPDNPGGEWLVDLGLGDALHEPLPLVAGTYRQGPFTYALRPSEVAPGGWRLEHDPAGSFQGMDFDPAPAEMSAFAEMHRHLTTSPESGFVRVASVARRDGSGVDLMRGLTLSRIGAGADSVTLDTARDYFAALADVFRLPLDDVGAAEKDKLWRKVHSAHVAWLASQAT, encoded by the coding sequence GTGAACACCGCCGCATACCTGCGCCGCATCGGCCTGCCGCACCTGCTCGGCGCCCCCGCCACCGCCGAGGGCCTGCGCCTGCTGCACACGGCCCACGTCGAGAGGGTCGCCTACGAAGCTCTGGAGATCTGGCTGGAGCGCCCGACGACGGTGGACCCGGCCGAGTCCGCCGAGCGCATCCTGCGCGGCCGGGGCGGCTACTGCTTCCACCTGAACGGCGCGTTCTGGGCGCTCGCGACGGCGCTCGGCTACGACGTGACCCGGCACGTCGGCGGCGTGCAGCCGCGCGGCGGCGAGCCGGGCGTCACGGCCAACCATCTGGTGCTGACCGCCCGCGGCCTGCCCTCGCCGGACAACCCGGGCGGCGAGTGGCTGGTGGACCTCGGGCTCGGCGACGCGCTGCACGAGCCGCTGCCGCTGGTGGCGGGCACGTACCGGCAGGGGCCGTTCACCTACGCGCTGCGCCCGTCGGAGGTCGCGCCGGGGGGCTGGCGGCTGGAGCACGACCCGGCCGGCTCGTTCCAGGGCATGGACTTCGACCCGGCGCCGGCGGAGATGTCGGCGTTCGCGGAGATGCACCGGCATCTGACGACGTCACCGGAGTCGGGGTTCGTGCGGGTGGCGTCGGTGGCGCGGCGCGACGGCTCGGGCGTGGACCTGATGCGCGGGCTCACGCTGTCGCGGATCGGCGCGGGCGCGGACTCGGTCACCCTGGACACCGCCCGCGACTATTTCGCGGCCCTCGCCGACGTCTTCCGCCTGCCGCTGGACGACGTCGGCGCGGCGGAGAAGGACAAGCTGTGGCGCAAGGTGCACAGCGCGCACGTCGCCTGGCTGGCGAGCCAGGCGACGTGA
- a CDS encoding response regulator transcription factor has product MAEQRRILVVEDDQTIALAVRNRLAAEGFDVRVAGDGQDALVQYARAEPDLVILDRLLPGLDGLEVCRRMQAARPVPVLMLTALGDETDVLVGLGVGADDYLAKPFSMRELVARIHALLRRVERAAQLAAEDTVIRVGEVEIDTAARRVFVRGAEAQLTRTEFDLLRRLAERPGQVFERDRLLQDVWGFSEAAATRTVDSHVRALRRKLGPDVVRTVHGVGYALVRR; this is encoded by the coding sequence GTGGCAGAGCAGCGACGCATCCTCGTGGTCGAGGACGACCAGACGATCGCCCTGGCCGTGCGGAACCGCCTGGCCGCCGAGGGGTTCGACGTCCGGGTCGCGGGCGACGGGCAGGACGCCCTCGTCCAGTACGCCAGGGCCGAACCCGACCTGGTGATCCTCGACCGGCTGCTGCCCGGCCTGGACGGGCTGGAGGTGTGCCGGCGCATGCAGGCCGCCCGGCCGGTGCCGGTGCTCATGCTGACCGCGCTCGGCGACGAGACCGACGTCCTGGTCGGGCTCGGCGTCGGGGCCGACGACTACCTGGCCAAGCCGTTCAGCATGCGCGAGCTCGTGGCGCGCATCCACGCGCTGCTGCGCCGGGTCGAGCGGGCCGCTCAGCTCGCCGCCGAGGACACCGTCATCAGGGTCGGCGAGGTCGAGATCGACACCGCCGCCCGGCGGGTGTTCGTGCGCGGCGCCGAGGCGCAGCTCACCCGCACCGAGTTCGACCTGCTGCGGCGGCTCGCCGAGCGGCCCGGGCAGGTCTTCGAGCGCGACCGGCTGCTGCAGGACGTGTGGGGCTTCTCCGAGGCCGCCGCCACCAGGACGGTGGACAGCCACGTCCGGGCGCTGCGCCGCAAACTCGGCCCCGACGTCGTGCGCACCGTGCACGGCGTCGGGTACGCCCTGGTGCGGCGATGA